Genomic segment of Oncorhynchus tshawytscha isolate Ot180627B linkage group LG13, Otsh_v2.0, whole genome shotgun sequence:
CTGCCAGGTGAGCGCCGTGGTAGTCTACATCAGCATGTATGTGTCCATCTTCTTCCTCACCTTCGTCAGCATTGACTGCTACATGCAGATCAGGTATTATTATGGTTTTTGAAACTGTCTTTTGATAATTATTGTTAATTATGGTGTAAGGATTATTAGCATTTTTTTGGTTAAATGTTTTGCTAGAATTAGAGGCACTTTAAacagtgattgattgatttattgattgattgaccagCCAGAGCTCCAGACTGTTCCGTATACAAGAAGTGGGCTTCGCCAGGCTGATGTCAGTGACGGTGTGGCTACTTGTGCTCCTCATCATGGTGCCCAACATGGCCCTGCCCATCCAGGACGTCCCAGAGAGGAAGTTCCTGAGCTGCTCCAAGCTGAAGCAGGAGGTGGGACTCCACTGGCACGGCCTCGCAGTCTTCCTCTGTACCATCCTGTTCCTCAACGCGTCCACGGCTGTCCTCGTCTCCAATGGTCTGGTGCTAAAGAGGTTGCTGGCGAGCAGGAATGACCCTGAACAGTGGCGCCATGCTCGCCGTGCAACCGTCAATGTTACGGTGGTGACGGCAGCGTACGTGGTGTGCTTCGTGCCATACCACGTGGTACGGACGCCCTATACGCTGGCCCAGACCGAGGTCATCACTCCAGACTGCCAGACCAAGAGGCACCTCTTCTTGGCCAAGGAGTCCACATTACTGCTGGTGGTGCTGCATCTCTGCCTGGACCCTGTGCTCTACTACTACTTCTCCAAGGCATTCAGACAGAGGGTCAGGGAGGTGTTCAGGAGTAGGAGGAGCAGACGGGATTCGAACACCATCCCAAGCCAGTGAAGACTTGAAGCTACAGCCAATAACTGCcaaggagtaggagagagagagggggtgacagagataaagaaacAGAGAATGACCGCCGTATGAAAAACATTTTACCAACCACTTTACAATAGAGTAGCCTGTAGGCCTAGACAAAAATGATTCTTCGCTGTGAGGTGTTTTATGCAGTCCCATGATGTTGTGATGTTATGATTGCATTGTTTTACATTTCATTGTTGCATGATCACACTGAATTAAAGTAACAGATGATTGCTTCTTTTTTCGCTAAATTCctgcatttcaacacattttgaCACAGTGCAGAGAAAAATGTCTAGTTTTATAATggtattctacacattttgtcattagATTAAGAGAAAATGTTTCacttttaaagctaatttcctgcaattctacaattTTTTTGTTATGGGGCAGGATCCCACCCCCTAAGTTTTATAGCTCATCTCATGCTTTTGTTCATATCTTGCTAGCACACGGTGTCCCtgactagcaagctagctagttagctaacacacAATGTCGCTTTAGCCTCTCACCTGCTGTGCTAGCGGGAGGCAGGGGCGaccggtagacagtgtccttctcCCACGCCTGTCTGGCATGGTTTTCTCCGGTATGCAGCAGACGGGAGGTGTGGGTGACACCGTGTACTAACTAACTAAAAGTAGCACAAAGtgttgctaactagctagctagacccaccctagctagttagttagttagcacATGGTGTCGCCCCAGCCtccggtagacagtgtccttcgccACCTGTTGTCCCGCAGTTCTGTTAACAAAAGTGGGGACAGGTGTTTGGCAGGTGGGAGCGAATGACAGTCTACTGGTTAAtacttttatttcccttttgaccTGCATTCAAAAGTGTTACAAGCATGAACCAGGCCCTGCTTTTGTGCAGTGTGTCATGTGGTCAATTTAACTTCCATCAATCCAAAAATCAAGCGCAATCAACTTGACATTCAGGACTCTGCTTGAAGAACACGTGAGAACATGTCTGGAGAAGGATTGGCAGgggtggtagcagagagaaattGCAATTCGATTGAAGGGGAATGGGCAAACAATCAAACTTTACTTGGCGTGATGGCAGTTCAGCCCAGCTGTAACTGGGTCAGAGACGGTAGGAGATAGTGACTGAGAAGAAAGCAAAGCAAGTACGCGCATAGCGGTACAaataaaggggagagagggaaacataAAAAACAAAGcaggagagaaagggagtagGGATTTGAAGGGGAGCACGAGGTCTATGGAGGATATGAAGAAAAGGATGATTGAGGAAAGCAATATAGTTTCCAACGTCAGAGGCAGTTCAGTGGtagagagtgctgaggaggaagGGCAAGATAAGTTGCGAGGGGATCATGGAGGTCAGGAGGAGCTTAAAGTGATTCTGAGGTtcagggaggaagggggagttgGGGCAATGAGTCCGATAAGATTGACGGCTGTGATAAAATAGTTGATTGGGGAAGTTGTCAATACAATAGGGTtaagagatgggagcttgtttgTGTTCTGTAAAGACATGGGGTGGAGGCAAAAAGCTCAGAGTGAAGCAAATAGGGAACTGTAAGGTGGTGTTGAGCAGCTGGACTGATCAAGCATTGGGGTGATAACAGGAGTGCCTGTGAGTGTTAGCACTAAAGAGGT
This window contains:
- the gpr171 gene encoding probable G-protein coupled receptor 171 — encoded protein: MMTLPTNSTDDTLPQCVVNDQMEPFSVLYILVFLTSIAANLVALWVFIHSYNDKKSINVYLVNLLTADLLLTLALPFKVAKDLGVSPWGFMVFHCQVSAVVVYISMYVSIFFLTFVSIDCYMQISQSSRLFRIQEVGFARLMSVTVWLLVLLIMVPNMALPIQDVPERKFLSCSKLKQEVGLHWHGLAVFLCTILFLNASTAVLVSNGLVLKRLLASRNDPEQWRHARRATVNVTVVTAAYVVCFVPYHVVRTPYTLAQTEVITPDCQTKRHLFLAKESTLLLVVLHLCLDPVLYYYFSKAFRQRVREVFRSRRSRRDSNTIPSQ